The Neurospora crassa OR74A linkage group IV, whole genome shotgun sequence genome has a segment encoding these proteins:
- a CDS encoding DNA repair and recombination protein RAD5B, whose translation MPKRPYTSGVGAAASDRRDEARRRRLNADSSSSGPSQSQYVPQSTSTNGLSSSSQTSSGRRQLPWQTPPGTQGAQSRHNTQGATSTYSARSSQATPSSQHRPPEHVQAIHDTLNWLSTQPDILESDDEAEVIDLTQADPGPVLEFYGHFDGKIVGVRYYNGVASPGEVVVCKREPQNQYDPNAIRVDNVLGTQIGHIPRTVAAKLAPYMDNGDLVVEGMLTGEKEFYDCPVRLYFYGTSASLQRARLEERLKKDKLVKATQLNQTRKANEEQRKKQTLELRGNGTYGFPSQTQEPEPQVTMEQLAKMSEVISFRSGGDMIKSLAMSEEDLANLPMASQPEKLRAKLLPYQLQGLAWMISKENPTMPAKGSTDSVQLWQHTADGRYHNMATGFYNKSPPQLLSGAICADDMGLGKTIQIISLIMTEGLGTGPTLIVAPVGVMSNWKQQIRRHVHEEHQPKIVIYHGSKRKEFAKALQDQDVVITSYGTLSDDALVKTRWRRVVLDEGHSIRNAKAQVAQNACKLEAKSRWVLTGTPIINSIRDLHSLLKFLRITGGIEQSEIFNTVLTRPLANGEPKGEALLKSLMKDLCIRRKKDMKFVDLKLPEKTEHMSRITFWPDEQKKYDALLSEAQGVLENYRTQSKRSQGQFQGVLERLLRLRQTCNHWVLCKKRITEVLELLADKDVVDLTDENRAILQQALQLYIESQEECPICIDPLSNPIITHCKHVFCRGCIDKVIEVQQKCPMCRAPLSEDKLLEPAPEHSATQDEEELESETKSSKTEAVLALVKGTLDKEGSKIIIFSQWTSFLTIIQHQLDEAGYTYTRIDGSMNAAQRDAAIRALDYDPNTRILLASLGVCSVGLNLVSADTVILADSWWAPAIEDQAVDRVHRLGQTRPTTVWRLVMDNSIEERVLDIQKEKRELVGKAFQEKQDGKKKVKETRMADIMKLLS comes from the exons ATGCCAAAGCGGCCCTACACTTCTGGCGTCGGAGCGGCTGCTTCCGATCGCCGAGATGAAGCACGTCGCCGTCGATTGAACGCTGATAGCTCGTCCTCGGGGCCCTCTCAATCACAGTATGTCCCACAGTCTACTAGCACCAATGGCCTCTCTTCGTCGAGCCAAACAAGTTCCGGACGACGGCAACTACCTTGGCAAACGCCACCAGGCACACAGGGTGCCCAGAGCAGGCACAACACCCAGGGCGCAACAAGCACTTACTCAGCACGTAGCAGCCAAGCAACTCCGAGCTCGCAGCATCGTCCTCCGGAGCATGTGCAGGCCATCCATGACACCCTGAACTGGCTCAGCACCCAGCCCGACATACTCGAGTCGGACGATGAAGCCGAGGTCATTGACCTTACCCAGGCCGATCCTGGCCCTGTCCTCGAATTCTATGGACATTTCG ATGGCAAGATTGTCGGTGTGCGATACTACAACGGCGTAGCCTCTCCCGGTGAAGTGGTTGTCTGCAAGAGAGAACCACAGAACCAGTACGACCCCAATGCTATTCGTGTAGATAACGTGTTGGGCACACAGATAGGTCATATCCCGAGGACCGTTGCTGCCAAGCTAGCCCCTTACATG GACAACGGCGACCTTGTAGTTGAGGGCATGCTTACTGGAGAGAAAGAATTCTACGACTGCCCCGTTCGACTCTATTTCTATGGCACGAGCGCGTCACTTCAACGAGCCAGGCTCGAGGAACGGCTGAAAAAGGACAAACTCGTCAAAGCCACCCAACTCAACCAGACACGCAAAGCAAATGAGGAGCAGAGAAAGAAACAGACACTTGAACTCAGGGGCAATGGTACCTATGGCTTCCCTAGCCAAACGCAAGAGCCGGAGCCCCAAGTTACAATGGAACAGTTGGCCAAGATGAGCGAGGTCATCAGCTTCCGCTCCGGGGGTGATATGATCAAGTCCCTCGCCATGAGTGAGGAGGACCTGGCCAACCTTCCAATGGCTTCCCAGCCCGAAAAGTTGCGCGCAAAGTTGCTTCCCTATCAGCTTCAAGGCCTTGCTTGGATGATCTCTAAAGAGAACCCTACAATGCCTGCAAAGGGGTCTACCGACTCAGTACAGCTCTGGCAGCATACCGCCGACGGCCGGTATCACAACATGGCAACAGGCTTCTATAACAAGTCTCCCCCACAGCTACTGTCAGGCGCCATATGTGCCGATGACATGGGCCTCGGCAAAACTATCCAGATCATCAGCCTCATCATGACCGAAGGCCTGGGTACCGGACCTACTCTCATCGTTGCCCCCGTTGGTGTGATGAGTAACTGGAAGCAGCAGATCAGACGCCATGTTCACGAGGAACATCAGCCAAAGATCGTCATATATCATGGAAGTAAACGCAAAGAATTTGCCAAAGCGCTTCAAGACCAAGATGTGGTGATTACCAGCTACGGAACCTTGTCCGATGACGCTCTAGTAAAGACTCGCTGGAGAAGAGTGGTTCTTGACGAAGGACACAG CATTCGTAATGCCAAAGCCCAAGTAGCTCAGAATGCTTGCAAATTGGAAGCCAAGTCCAGATGGGTACTTACCGGAACACCAAT CATAAACTCGATCCGTGATTTGCATTCGTTACTCAAGTTTCTCCGCATAACAGGCGGAATTGAACAGTCAGAAATCTTCAACACTGTTCTCACAAGACCACTTGCCAACGGGGAGCCCAAGGGTGAAGCTCTGTTGAAAAGTTTAATGAAAGATCTCTGCATTCGCAGAAAGAAGGATATGAAGTTTGTTGATTTGAAGCTTCCGGAGAAGACAGAACACATGTCTCGCATCACCTTCTGGCCCGATGAGCAGAAGAAGTACGATGCTTTACT GTCTGAGGCACAGGGCGTTCTGGAAAACTACCGGACGCAGTCGAAGCGCTCACAGGGACAATTTCAGGGTGTCCTGGAGAGACTGCTAAGGCTTCGACAAAC TTGCAATCATTGGGTGTTGTGCAAAAAGCGCATCACAGAAGTTCTCGAGCTTCTCGCAGACAAAGATGTGGTTGATCTCACCGATGAAAACCGCGCCATTCTGCAACAGGCACTTCAACTCTACATTGAGAGTCAAGAGGAGTGTCCTATCTGCATTGACCCGCTGAGCAACCCGATCATCACACATTGCAAGCACGTCTTTTGTCGAGGTTGTATTGACAAGGTCATTGAAGTGCAGCAAAAGTGCCCCATGTGCCGCGCTCCCCTCTCGGAAGACAAACTTCTTGAACCAGCGCCCGAGCACTCGGCCACTcaggacgaagaggaactTGAATCTGAGACCAAGAGCTCCAAGACCGAAGCTGTGTTGGCGCTTGTCAAAGGCACCCTTGATAAAGAAGGTTCCAAAATTATCATCTTCAGTCAATGGACCTCCTTCCTCACCATCATCCAACACCAGCTAGACGAAGCCGGGTACACTTACACCCGGATCGACGGCAGCATGAACGCCGCCCAGCGCGACGCCGCCATCCGCGCCCTAGACTACGACCCCAACACGCGTATCTTGCTGGCTAGCTTGGGCGTGTGCAGCGTGGGCTTGAATTTGGTTTCAGCTGACACTGTCATTCTTGCTGACAGCTGGTGGGCACCCGCCATCGAAGATCAAGCTGTCGACCGAGTCCATCGTCTTGGTCAAACCAGGCCGACGACAGTGTGGAGACTGGTCATGGACAATTCGATTGAAGAACGTGTGCTTGACAttcagaaggagaagagagagtTGGTCGGCAAAGCTTTCCAGGAAAAGCAGGATGGtaagaagaaggtcaaggagacGAGGATGGCTGATATTATGAAGCTGCTTTCTTAG
- a CDS encoding endoglucanase B, with the protein MRSTTVLAGLATVLAPLASAHTVLTTVFVNDKNQGDGTGVRMPMDGNIANAPVINMNSDDMICGRDGLKKVNYAIPATAGSKMTFEFRTYVDGSRPQFIDKSHQGPISVYAKAVSDFDQSPGGSGWFKIWHDGYDESTGKWAVQKVIDTNGLLSISLPTGMPTGAYLLRTEVIAMQNVTTKADGNWYCEPQFYVNCAQVYVQGSSSGPLSIPKDKETSIPGHVHPSDKGLNFNMYDMKGLLPYQIPGPVPFRPASSSSGSNAKAALTTPTNFPGAVPDNCLLKNANWCGFEVPDYTNEDGCWASADNCWAQSKKCFDSAPPSGIKGCKIWEQEKCQALANSCDAKQFTGPPNKGKRWGDVTEQSSVQVPGVMKGADLVDTPVVDTTSNQKAAANNNVVSIPAATATTFITTSSAAPSKPVTTVPSVAITTTTSAAVAIPTETAAQNTLIRCGRGDKNQRRAMHINRHKRADF; encoded by the exons ATGCGCTCCACAACTGTCCTCGCCGGTCTGGCGACGGTCCTTGCCCCGTTGGCTTCTGCCCACACTGTCCTCACAACTGTTTTCGTCAACGACAAGAACCAAGGAGATGGTACCGGCGTCCGTATGCCCATGGATGGCAACATCGCCAACGCCCCCGTTATCAACATGAACAGTGATGACATGATCTGTG GCAGAGACGGCCTCAAGAAGGTCAACTACGCCATCCCCGCCACCGCTGGCTCCAAGATGACCTTTGAATTCCGCACCTACGTCGACGGCAGCAGGCCCCAATTCATCGATAAGTCGCACCAGGGTCCCATTTCCGTCTACGCCAAGGCCGTCTCGGACTTTGACCAAAGCCCCGGCGGCTCCGGCTGGTTCAAGATCTGGCATGACGGGTACGACGAGTCCACCGGGAAGTGGGCGGTGCAGAAGGTCATCGACACCAACGGTCTCCTCAGCATCAGCTTGCCCACGGGGATGCCCACGGGCGCCTACCTGTTGCGCACCGAGGTGATCGCCATGCAAAACGTCACCACCAAGGCCGACGGCAACTGGTACTGCGAGCCTCAATTCTACGTCAACTGCGCCCAGGTCTACGTCCAGGGCTCCTCGTCCGGCCCTCTCTCCATCCCCAAGGACAAGGAAACCTCCATCCCCGGCCACGTCCACCCGTCCGACAAGGGTCTCAACTTCAACATGTACGACATGAAGGGTCTTCTTCCCTACCAGATCCCCGGCCCCGTGCCCTTCCGCcctgcctcttcctcttccggcTCCAACGCAAAGGCCGCCCTTACCACGCCCACCAACTTCCCTGGCGCCGTCCCCGACAACTGCCTCCTCAAGAACGCCAACTGGTGCGGCTTCGAGGTACCCGACTACACCAACGAAGACGGATGCTGGGCTTCTGCGGACAACTGCTGGGCCCAAAGCAAAAAGTGCTTCGACTCTGCCCCGCCCTCGGGTATCAAGGGATGCAAGATCTGGGAACAGGAGAAGTGCCAGGCGCTTGCCAACTCTTGCGATGCGAAGCAGTTCACCGGTCCCCCGAACAAGGGCAAGAGGTGGGGCGATGTGACGGAGCAGTCGAGCGTCCAGGTCCCCGGAGTGATGAAGGGTGCGGATCTGGTGGACACTCCTGTCGTCGACACCACGAGCAATCAAAAGGCTGCCGCCAATAACAACGTCGTCAGCATCCCCGCAGCCACAGCTACTAccttcatcaccacctcttcCGCCGCTCCATCCAAGCCTGTCACCACCGTCCCTTCTgtcgccatcaccaccaccaccagcgctGCTGTTGCCATCCCTACTGAAACTGCTGCCCAAAACACACTCATCAGGTGTGGCAGGGGTGACAAGAACCAGAGGAGGGCGATGCACATTAACAGGCATAAGCGTGCGGATTTCTAA